Part of the Thermodesulfobacteriota bacterium genome, TATCTGAAAAGTACAAAAAGAAGCTGGCCGAAGAACAGGGAACAGCCCCTCCACCGCTTCCTGCAGAGGATGCACCAGCCGTTTCATCAGACACTGCTCCTGCTGAGGAAATTGTAGCCTCAGGCGCACCTACAGAACAGAGCGCAGAAGTAACTGAGGCTATCACTGCGCCGCAAGCTCCACCTGCTCCTGATGCTCCGCCACTGCCTGATACTCCAACATCACCAGCGGCTGACACAACCACAGCGCAAAGTGATGAAGAATACGAGTACGAATATGAAGAGGAAGTGCCTCTGCCGACTGAGGACATAGTAGTGGAAGACTTTAAATTCTCAGGTGCTGTACCTCAGACTATGGGAAGAATTACTGAGATAACCCTTCGGAACTTAAGCGAGATTCCTTATACTAAAATAGAGCTAAAAGTTGATTTCTTCTCATTTAAAGAAGAAACACCTATGTTCTCTAACAGAGCGACAATTGTAGACGTTCTTCCCGCTAAGGGAACAAAAACATTTAAAAATATTGAGGCTGGTTTTATCAATGCAATTCCGCAGGAAGTAAGAATTCAGGTACTAGACGCAATACCGTTTAGCCAGTATTAGTTAGTAGGCTATTTAAAGTAGATTTAGCTGGGTACCGCCAGGTTTTCTAAAATACTCTGTTGAGAGAGTTATTGAAGTCTTATCCATACCAGACCTTTTTTTGGCTACATCAAACATGTCCTTTACTTGCTCAGCATATATACCCTTTCCTTTCATTCTCTCATAGAATTCCTTGCTGTTTAGATCCCCATCTCTAATTGATTTTATCCTGTTGAGCACTTTCTCAGCTCTATCTGGAAAATGCCTGTGTAGCCATTTTGAAAACAAATCTGACACCCCGTATGGGAGCCTTAACATTATGTATGAAGCCGCAACCGCACCTGAGTCGGCTGAAGCTTGTATTATTTTTGGCAGCTCATGATCTGTAAGTCCAGGCACAACCGGGGCCACCATGACCATAACGGGTATGCCGGCTTTTGAAAGCTCCTCAATTGCCTTTAGTCTAAGCCTGGGCTCTGAAGTTCTTGGCTCCATCAGGTTTTTTATTTTTGGATCTAGTGTTGTAATTGACACAGCCACGAGAGCGCCGTTCCATTTCGCAAAATCACAGAGAATATCTATGTCTCTAGTTACAAGATAGTTTTTGGTAATAATTCCGATAGGATTTTTAAACTCCTCTAACACTTCAAGACAGCGCCTTGTTAATTCAAAGCGCCTTTCAGCTGGCTGGTAACAGTCTGTATTGCCGCTGATGGCTATTGTTTCGGGTATATACTTCTTAGCAGAAAGCTCCTTTCTTAGTAAAGTGGGAGCATCCTTCTTTACAAATATCTTGGTCTCAAAGTCTAGTCCTAAAGATAGCCCAAGATATTCATGTGATGGTCTCGCATAGCAATATATGCATCCATGCTCACAGCCGCGGTAGGGATTTATACCTGCATTAAATCCAACATCCGGGCTGTCATTGTAGGTAATGATAGATTTTGTAGTGTCTTTGTAAAAAACTGTCTTAGGAGACAGGCCCTGAGTTATTTCCTCTTCAGTCGGTATAAAATCAATTTGGTCAAAACGATTGCCCGGATTCTCTGCTGCTCCCCTTCCCTTATATCCATCACGCATAAAAAAAGTATATAAGATTAGATTAAAAGATCACAGGCATCTTTTTTTTTACTATAAAAAGGTTTGCGTAGAAATTTGGTGGGATTAAACAAAAGTCTCAAGCTCTTTTACAAGCTCATCTACTATTTGGTGCTCTTTAAATGATCTGACTAACTTTCCGTCCTTGTAGAGCATGCCTTTTCCTCTGCCGCCGGCAATTCCTATATCAGCTTCAGACGCTTCTCCGGGTCCGTTAACAACGCAGCCTAAAATCGCAACTTTAATAGGCCTTGGAAGCTCAATATCAGTGATTCTGTCCTCAACATCTTTTACAAGCTTCATGAGATCAATCTCAAGCCTGCCGCAACCTGGACAGGAAATAAGCTCAATACCGTTTCGCCTAAGCCCAAGTGATCTAAGAATATTAAACCCTACTTTGATCTCATCCACAGGATCGCCGGTCAACGAGACTCTGATTGTATCGCCAATTCCTTCGGCCAAAAGTGTGCCTATGCCGATTGAGGACTTGATAGTACCCATCTCATATGTTCCAGCCTCTGTCACGCCCAAGTGAAGTGGATACTCGCATCTTTCTGCCAACAAGCGGTAGGAGGCAATCATCTTTTGAACATCTGTTGATTTCACTGAGATCTTAATATCCCTAAAGTCTAAGTCCTCAAGGATTTGTACATGCTTAAATGCGCTCTCAGCCAGTGCTTCCGGCGTTGGAGAGCCGTGTTTTTTTAAAATGTCTTTATCTAAGGATCCAGAGTTTACGCCGATACGAATAGGGATACCTCTTTCTTTAACAGCGTCGACAACAGCTTTGATGCGGTATTTTGCCCCTATATTGCCGGGGTTAATTCTCATGCCGTCAACGCCTTGCTTCACTGCTTCAAGGGCAAGTTTGTAGTCAAAATGTATGTCTGATACGATTGGAATATTGGTCTGTTTTTTAATTTCGCCCAATGACATAGCAGCTTCCATATCAGGAACAGCTAGTCGCACTATATCACAGCCAGCCTTTTCAAGACTCTTAATCTGAGCCACAGTTGCAGCAACATCGCGTGTATCGGTTTTGGTCATTGACTGAACTGTAACCGGAGCTCCTCCACCAACTTTAACTCCTCCAATTTCAATCTGTCTGGAAGTTCTTCCCATTTTTTCTAGTGTAAAGATTATTTAGATTTACGCGTTAAGTGTATAACAAAAATAGATCAAATCAATCAGTTAGCATCAGTTGTTTCTTCGGCATCTTTCTTTGAGCCTTTCTTTGCTCCCCGGCCCTTACCACCAGGCTTAGACTCAACTATGTTTCCGTTTTCATCAATGTTGAGAATAGTTCTGCATTTTGGATATCCGGTGCAGCCTAGAAATTTGCCGTAGCGCCCTTTTCGCTCTGCCATGGGCTTTCCGCATTTCTCACACTTTATATCTTCTCTAATTACGGGCTCTTCTTTCTCTATAATTTTAATATTCCCATCTGGATCATATTCAAAAGCTTTTGCGTTTTTACAGTCGGGGTATTTTGAGCATGCTAAGAACTCTCCTCGTCTGCTCTGTTTTATAACCATCGGGGCGTCGCACTTATCACAAGGCAAATCTTCTCTTAACTCTGGCGCTGCTCTTTCAACGATTACGATTTTTCCTTCTTTGTCATACTCAAAAGCTTTTGCGCTTTTACAATCAGGGTATCTTGAGCAGGACAAGAACTCTCCACCCCTGCCCCATTTAATAATCATTGGAGCGTTGCAGGTATCACAAGATATATTTGTCTCAACCCCTTTCATTGAATCTTGGGCTTTGTCTAATCTATCTGAAAAACCGCTGTAGAATTTCTTTAAAAGCTCTACCCAGTTGATGCTGCCTTCCTCAACATCATCCAATTTTTCTTCCATTTCGGCAGTGAACTGAACATCCATGATCTCTGGAAAACCTTGTATAAGTAGATCATTAACAGTGCGGCCCAAAACCGTAGGAGAAAGTCTGTTTTTCTCTCTAAGAACATATTCGCGGTCCTGTATGGTGGAGATAATGCTTGCATAGGTAGATGGACGTCCAATACCTTTTTCCTCAAGCTCTTTTACCAGCGAGCTTTCGGTAAATCTAGGCGGCGGCTGAGTAAAATGCTGTTTCCCTTCAAGATTTATAAGATCAAGCGCATCGCCGGAATTTAGATCCGGGAGCTTTCTCATTTCATCTTTTTCTTTAGCTTCTTCCTCTTCTTCTTTGCCCTCAAGATACACGGCTGAAAAACCGGGGAACTTAACAATCGATCCAGTAGCTCTAAATACCGCTTTTCCTGCTTCAATCTCTACCGTGGTTTGATCATAAATCATAGCTGTCATTTGAGATGCGACAAACCTTTGCCAGATTAGTTTATAAAGCTTAAATTCATCTTCTGATAGGAATTCTTTTATTGACTCCGGTATTTTATCAACAAATGTCGGCCTTATAGCCTCGTGTGCATCCTGAGCCGATTTTTTGACTTTAAATGTGTTTGGCTTTTCAGGCAAATACTCATCGCCGTAATTTGTTTTTACATATGCCCTCACATCCTCAAGCGCATCATTTGAGACTCTAACCGAGTCTGTTCTCATATAAGTAATTAAACCAACAGGGCCCTCAGCGCCAAGGTCAATTCCCTCATATAGCTTTTGTGCTACAGACATTGTTTTCTTGGTGCCAAACCTGATCTTTCGTGAAGCTTCTTGTTGAAGCGTGCTGGTAATAAAAGGCGGTGTAGCATTTCTTTTTTTATCTTTGCGGTCTACTTTAGAAACAACGTAATTCTGATTTCTAATCGAGTCTAATATATGATTAGACTGTTCTTCATTCCCTATTTCCGCTTTATCCCCATCAAACCTAACTAAATTTGCAATGAATGATTCTTTGGTCTCATCCTGAGTTCTTTTAAGCTCAGATTCAATAGACCAATATTCTCTTGGCTTAAATGCCTCAATTTCCCTTTCTCTTTCTACGACTATTCTAAGTGCAACACTCTGCACCCTTCCAGCGCTAAGGCCTTTTTTAACTTTTCTCCAAAGTAGCGGGCTTACCTGATAGCCCACAAGTCTGTCGAGTACTCTTCTTGCCTGCTGGGCCTCGAATCTATCTTGGCTAAGGTCTGTTGGGTTTTCTATAGATTTTTGTACCGCGTTTTTAGTAATTTCATGAAATAGAACCCTGTGGGATCTATCCCATATGTTTAATTCATTAGCAATGTGCCAGGCGATCGCCTCGCCTTCTCGATCAGGGTCAGACGCTAAATAGACATTCTCTGCTTTCTTTGCTGCTTTTTTAAGCTTATCTAAATATTTGCCTTTTCCCCTTATTACTACGTACTCAGGATTAAAATCATTATCGACATCCACTCCTAGTTTGCTTGTAGGTAGATCAATAAGATGTCCTGATGAAGCTTCAACGCTAAAATCAGTACCCAAGTATTTTTTAATTGTCTTGGCTTTTGCCGGTGACTCAACAATTATTAAAGATTTAGACATTTCACACCTTATATGTATTTAATATCACTGTTTAGATTAATCATAATCATTTGAGATTCAATCATAAAACAGATCATACGCATTTTACCTGAATAAATAATAATGCAAATATAAAGGTAATGATGATTGGCTAATTGCCAATACCTACTCCAAAATATTTAAGTCCTAACTTTAAAAGCGCCTGGGGTTTATACAAATTGCGCCCATCAAAAATCACGTCTCCATTCATTAGTTCTTTCATTTTGGGAAAATCCGGCTGACGGTACTCATTCCACTCAGTATTGATTATTAGTGCCTCTGCATCTTTTAAAGCGCCGTAGTTAGTATCTGCATATTCTACTTTTTCGCCAAGTTCAAGCTTGGCATTATTCATTGCAACAGGATCATGCACACAAACTTGGGCGCCAGCCTTGAGCAGTTTATCAATTATATAGAGTGAGGGCGCCTCTCTTATGTCATCAGTTTTGGGCTTAAATGAAATGCCCCAAATTGCAATTTTCTTGTTCTTTAAATCTCCGCTAAAGTAATTGTGGACTTTATTCCAAAAATGCTCTCTTTGGTTTGCATTAACCTCGTCTGTGGCAGAGCAAAGCTTAAGCTCAGATTCGTATTGTTTTCCTGTATTCACAAGTGCCTTAACATCCTTGGGGAAACATGAACCGCCGTAGCCTATTCCGGGAAAAAGAAAATGACGTCCAATTCTATCATCCGAACCGATAGCAACCCTTACTTCAGATATGTCGGCGCCTACTACTTCGCAAAGGTTTGCGATTTCGTTCATAAAAGAAATTCTGGTTGCCAGCATGGCATTAGCTGTATACTTTGCGAGCTCAGAGGACCTGATTGAGACTACTATTGCTCGGTCCATTGATCTCATAAACGGTGCATAGAGTTCCTTGAGTATCTCACCAGTGGCTTCATTCTCCACCCCAATTATGACCCTGTCTGGCTTCATAAAATCCTCAACTGCAGCTCCTTCTTTTAAAAACTCAGGGTTTGAAGCGACATCAAAATTAACATCAGTAATTTTTTTAATTTCATCTCGTATCATTTCGGTCGTTCCTACAGGAACAGTGCTTTTAGTCACAACAACTTTATAATCATCTATGCTCTTGCCTATAGATTTTGCCACGCTTACAACTGCGCTCGTATCCGCAGATCCGTCATCTTTAGGAGGTGTACCAACAGCTATTAAGACTATTTGAGAATTTTTTATGCCGTAAGCTATATCAGTTGTGAAGTGCAGCCTTTGTTCTTTAATGTTCTTTTTTACTATATCTTCAAGGCCCGGCTCATAAAAAGTGACTTTACCTTCTTTAAGACTTGCCACCTTTTCCTCGTCAATATCAACGCATATAACATTGTTTCCGCTTCCTGAAAGGCATGCCCCTGTAACCAAACCTACATATCCTGTCCCAATTACACATATGTTCATAATTTACCTCTAATTTTTGAAAGGATACTAGAATATCATGAAAAAATGAATTTGATATAAAGAAATCCTAATTCGGCACAATCTGCCATAAGTTTGAAGTACTGGGTCTAATATATTGGTGAGTCCTAGTTAATCAGACCATTTTGAAAGCCAAAAAGCATAAGTTCTGACCTATTTTTTAGGGACAATTTTTTAAAGACTTTATATAAATGAAACTTCACCGTCTTCTCACTAATATATAAACCTGTTGCTATTTCTTTATTCGTCATGCCTTTGAGAACTAGCTTTATTATCTTTATTTCAGTTTCTGTTAAATCATAGATCTGGCCTTTAAGATTAAACTCATTAGTCGGATAAGATTTCCCGTCTACTACTTTTCCCATGATTTTTCTATCCGCCCAAAGTTCCCCATCATATACCGCAATTATTG contains:
- a CDS encoding PA0069 family radical SAM protein, whose translation is MRDGYKGRGAAENPGNRFDQIDFIPTEEEITQGLSPKTVFYKDTTKSIITYNDSPDVGFNAGINPYRGCEHGCIYCYARPSHEYLGLSLGLDFETKIFVKKDAPTLLRKELSAKKYIPETIAISGNTDCYQPAERRFELTRRCLEVLEEFKNPIGIITKNYLVTRDIDILCDFAKWNGALVAVSITTLDPKIKNLMEPRTSEPRLRLKAIEELSKAGIPVMVMVAPVVPGLTDHELPKIIQASADSGAVAASYIMLRLPYGVSDLFSKWLHRHFPDRAEKVLNRIKSIRDGDLNSKEFYERMKGKGIYAEQVKDMFDVAKKRSGMDKTSITLSTEYFRKPGGTQLNLL
- the ispG gene encoding flavodoxin-dependent (E)-4-hydroxy-3-methylbut-2-enyl-diphosphate synthase produces the protein MGRTSRQIEIGGVKVGGGAPVTVQSMTKTDTRDVAATVAQIKSLEKAGCDIVRLAVPDMEAAMSLGEIKKQTNIPIVSDIHFDYKLALEAVKQGVDGMRINPGNIGAKYRIKAVVDAVKERGIPIRIGVNSGSLDKDILKKHGSPTPEALAESAFKHVQILEDLDFRDIKISVKSTDVQKMIASYRLLAERCEYPLHLGVTEAGTYEMGTIKSSIGIGTLLAEGIGDTIRVSLTGDPVDEIKVGFNILRSLGLRRNGIELISCPGCGRLEIDLMKLVKDVEDRITDIELPRPIKVAILGCVVNGPGEASEADIGIAGGRGKGMLYKDGKLVRSFKEHQIVDELVKELETFV
- the topA gene encoding type I DNA topoisomerase, whose protein sequence is MSKSLIIVESPAKAKTIKKYLGTDFSVEASSGHLIDLPTSKLGVDVDNDFNPEYVVIRGKGKYLDKLKKAAKKAENVYLASDPDREGEAIAWHIANELNIWDRSHRVLFHEITKNAVQKSIENPTDLSQDRFEAQQARRVLDRLVGYQVSPLLWRKVKKGLSAGRVQSVALRIVVEREREIEAFKPREYWSIESELKRTQDETKESFIANLVRFDGDKAEIGNEEQSNHILDSIRNQNYVVSKVDRKDKKRNATPPFITSTLQQEASRKIRFGTKKTMSVAQKLYEGIDLGAEGPVGLITYMRTDSVRVSNDALEDVRAYVKTNYGDEYLPEKPNTFKVKKSAQDAHEAIRPTFVDKIPESIKEFLSEDEFKLYKLIWQRFVASQMTAMIYDQTTVEIEAGKAVFRATGSIVKFPGFSAVYLEGKEEEEEAKEKDEMRKLPDLNSGDALDLINLEGKQHFTQPPPRFTESSLVKELEEKGIGRPSTYASIISTIQDREYVLREKNRLSPTVLGRTVNDLLIQGFPEIMDVQFTAEMEEKLDDVEEGSINWVELLKKFYSGFSDRLDKAQDSMKGVETNISCDTCNAPMIIKWGRGGEFLSCSRYPDCKSAKAFEYDKEGKIVIVERAAPELREDLPCDKCDAPMVIKQSRRGEFLACSKYPDCKNAKAFEYDPDGNIKIIEKEEPVIREDIKCEKCGKPMAERKGRYGKFLGCTGYPKCRTILNIDENGNIVESKPGGKGRGAKKGSKKDAEETTDAN
- a CDS encoding UDP-glucose/GDP-mannose dehydrogenase family protein; the encoded protein is MNICVIGTGYVGLVTGACLSGSGNNVICVDIDEEKVASLKEGKVTFYEPGLEDIVKKNIKEQRLHFTTDIAYGIKNSQIVLIAVGTPPKDDGSADTSAVVSVAKSIGKSIDDYKVVVTKSTVPVGTTEMIRDEIKKITDVNFDVASNPEFLKEGAAVEDFMKPDRVIIGVENEATGEILKELYAPFMRSMDRAIVVSIRSSELAKYTANAMLATRISFMNEIANLCEVVGADISEVRVAIGSDDRIGRHFLFPGIGYGGSCFPKDVKALVNTGKQYESELKLCSATDEVNANQREHFWNKVHNYFSGDLKNKKIAIWGISFKPKTDDIREAPSLYIIDKLLKAGAQVCVHDPVAMNNAKLELGEKVEYADTNYGALKDAEALIINTEWNEYRQPDFPKMKELMNGDVIFDGRNLYKPQALLKLGLKYFGVGIGN